A genomic stretch from Thermomonospora umbrina includes:
- a CDS encoding NucA/NucB deoxyribonuclease domain-containing protein produces the protein MSGGIGCLMRNRFGQILAAFIVAPAFVVAPQAAAASTGGGVRMVIGGIDHQEAASDVRRRRTIEQIDSSRRQNVVTVDSSTIGSRNVAPAAPTPLQACEKQKVKNVKKGQVNSRFNYCNHWPLQFVYYNSRGGKIGSISAKAVLVGFGYMGSRRVDLRLQIKDIVKRGNTSYAPDPDLYFQVYCFPTLGQIGGCDDRTNSHLTVRRKMSQWRKTPIADFSLASKPNVGVGVAKVNVAGWQFIGGSNRVNQHTRIINQSVRFDSAQYNTRAKRGGVFWEVMPHLLYRTDDKNVNETASHIWVACNQPWNTHPKIKQSKVIPGCSANFPLHRLVNKTRQKSNRGKARRVCQNVWPNYSARGLDCDEFPFASTYEGAAQCLHEKTKPCNMFSAKAIDKNDNQEAGRRLGRWYDLDRILDWRWKSSRGVEIREVFVIWIRPKR, from the coding sequence GTGAGTGGGGGGATTGGCTGCCTGATGAGAAACAGGTTCGGACAGATCCTGGCGGCGTTCATTGTCGCTCCTGCTTTCGTCGTCGCTCCCCAGGCGGCTGCGGCCTCCACCGGTGGTGGCGTCCGCATGGTCATCGGCGGGATCGACCACCAGGAAGCGGCATCGGACGTCCGCCGTCGACGCACGATCGAACAGATCGACAGCAGTCGCAGGCAGAACGTCGTCACTGTCGACTCCAGCACTATCGGCTCTCGGAATGTCGCTCCGGCGGCACCCACCCCGTTGCAGGCATGCGAGAAGCAGAAGGTCAAGAATGTCAAGAAGGGCCAGGTCAACAGCCGCTTCAACTACTGCAACCACTGGCCCCTGCAATTCGTCTACTACAACTCCCGAGGGGGTAAGATCGGGAGCATAAGCGCGAAGGCCGTTCTCGTCGGGTTCGGCTACATGGGGTCCAGGCGGGTCGACCTGCGGCTACAGATCAAGGACATCGTCAAGCGGGGGAACACCAGCTACGCCCCGGACCCTGATCTTTACTTCCAGGTCTACTGCTTTCCGACGCTGGGGCAGATCGGCGGTTGCGATGACCGCACCAACAGCCATCTCACCGTCAGGCGGAAGATGAGCCAGTGGCGTAAGACGCCGATCGCGGACTTCAGTCTGGCGTCCAAGCCGAATGTCGGTGTCGGCGTCGCCAAGGTCAACGTCGCCGGATGGCAGTTCATCGGCGGATCGAACCGAGTCAACCAGCACACGCGCATCATCAACCAGTCCGTGCGCTTCGATTCGGCGCAGTACAACACCAGAGCCAAGCGCGGCGGCGTCTTCTGGGAAGTCATGCCGCACCTGCTGTACCGCACCGACGACAAGAACGTCAACGAGACGGCGAGTCATATCTGGGTGGCGTGCAACCAGCCCTGGAACACCCATCCGAAGATCAAGCAGAGCAAGGTGATCCCTGGGTGCAGCGCGAACTTCCCGCTACACCGCCTGGTCAACAAGACGCGCCAGAAAAGCAACCGGGGCAAGGCGCGCAGAGTCTGCCAGAACGTGTGGCCCAACTACTCCGCGCGAGGTCTGGACTGCGACGAGTTTCCGTTCGCGTCAACCTATGAGGGGGCCGCGCAGTGCCTCCACGAAAAGACCAAGCCCTGCAACATGTTCTCGGCCAAGGCCATCGACAAGAATGACAACCAAGAGGCCGGCCGCCGTCTTGGACGGTGGTACGACCTCGACAGAATCCTCGACTGGCGCTGGAAGAGTTCGCGGGGTGTGGAGATCCGCGAAGTGTTCGTGATCTGGATTCGGCCCAAACGCTGA